The Candidatus Nitrospira nitrificans sequence AATTGTACGACCGCGCCTAATCGTACTCCTGGTATTGAGCAGGAGTGCCGCGTATGCGGAATGGCCGGATGAACGTTATGGATGAAGAGACAAAACGCGCAATTGATGACCTTATAACTGCTTCTCCAAAGTCCAGTCCTATCTCTGAAAAAGAGATAGCAAGTACAAGGGGGGATAAGCAGTTGCTCAAGCTACTGGAAAGGTGCTGTCAGGATGGAGGTGACATCCCGTTTCCGTCAGAATTTGACCCTATCTTTGAGAAGCTATCCTTCACAGCCAAATCACTCACACCAGACCAAAGACGAACAGCCTGGTCCGAATTTGAGACCGAACACGATGTCACTTTCGGGTGGGCTGAGAAGCAGGGCATTGCACTCTGGTACCGAGACCATGATGTGCTCGACCACGCGGCAGCAGTTTACGAGGATCTCCATCGAGACGCCCGTACCACTTCTGAGGTAGATAAAAGTTATTTACTAGAAACGATGGGAGTCTATGCTCAACTTGGCGAATACGAACGGGTGCGTGAACTTCTTGTACACGTTAAAGAAGCCTACGAGGCGAAAGAGGTTGACAGGGAATTTTATGAAGCTGGATTAGGCTATGTTGCGGAAGCTGCCAGAAGCTACTCCGGAATAGAAAGTGAAGATGATGCTGGCATTCGGAACACACTTTTAGTCTATATTCACGAACTTGAGAGTGATAGAGAAAATGCAAGGCTTGAGATTAGCCGCTTACAATCAGGAGTTCTGTTCAAGGAAGAGAGGCAGGCGGCAATTGAATGGCTCAATCAGAATTTGGGACAGCTTGTACGGGTGCTTTCTCCTGATGCGAAGGAATCCCTGATAGAAGCCGTACTAAATAGCCGATCTCCCACCCTACAGATTGAGCAATGTCGATCCATTCCTCAGGGCTTTGGGAGGGCAGTCGAGGCAGAGTTTAATGAAAAGGTATGGGATATCGTCAAGTCGAAACTCGACGAAGCTATCAAAAGGCGATTTTCTTTTGTTCGTTATGACTTATCCATAAACAACATCTATAGGATTCTTGCAGATGAAGGGTCCGGCAAAACGTCCGAAGTTAGGCTGGCTTCGCGTCCTTACATCATCGAACTCCTGGGGCAGGATATTCTCGCTAATCTAGAGCGCAACAGGCTAAACACACTTTCGACCCATTTTACTGATGCCAGGCATGGGAGCCGTGGTGGAAGAAAGTACACTGTCAAACGGTTGAATCAATTCCTTGACGATATAGGAGTGTTGAAACCAAACGGCTGGATCTATGGCTTCTTGCAACAATTGCAGCTAGGCAGACCGAAAGCCAAATAGGGCGCCATCCTGTTCAGAGGAAGGGAATGCCTCTAAGCCCCACGACAGCAACCTTCCAGATAAAACGGATTGACTCAGACTATTTTACCGAGGAATGAGTTCAAAGATTTTTTGTTTCCTCGCTAAGGAGTGATCGCGAAGTCAACTCAAACTCGAGTTTGTAGCTTTATAAATCTATGGAGATACGAATCTACTACGAAGATACCGACTGCGGTGGGGTCGTCTACTACGCCAACTATCTCAAATATTTTGAGCGGGCGCGGACCCACTATCTCGAAGATCGAGGGCTGTCGGTGGCAGGGCTCATGGCTGAAGGAACAGTGTTCGTCGTCGTGCATGCGGAGGCGAACTACCGGTCGCCTGCCCGCTATGGCGAGACGTTGATGATTGAGACGGTTATTTCCGAGACGACGGCTGCGTCGTTCACCTTCGCTCATGTGATCAAGAATGCAGCGAGTGGGCGTGTCGTGGTCGAAGGGTCGGCTCGGTTGGCGGCGACGGACGGGAACGGGAAAGTCAAACGTTTGGACAGAGACCTGGTCGCCGCGCTCCGGTCGGCGGCCCATCCTTAACCGAACGCGCTCGACACGGAGAACATCTCCGGACTTGTTCGGTCGGAGATGGAGGCTCGTTGATTACGAGAAAACAGGGGCGGTTCCGTCATCGTCAATGATGCGTGACCGTTTGAGTCGAGAAGCCCTGGAGTTTCTTGCCGAGCTGCGCCTTCGTGTCACCCACTGTGCCTCCTGATTCCGACCACTGCGTAATCACGATTTCGATGCGCCGGTTCTTACTTCGATTTTTTTCGGTGTCATTAGCCGCGATGGGCTTGGTATCGGCGTACCCGATGGCTTTGACGCGGTCGGCCTCAAGCCCTCCGTTGAGCAGGACCTGAGTGGCATGTTCGGCCCGTGTTCGGGA is a genomic window containing:
- a CDS encoding acyl-CoA thioesterase encodes the protein MEIRIYYEDTDCGGVVYYANYLKYFERARTHYLEDRGLSVAGLMAEGTVFVVVHAEANYRSPARYGETLMIETVISETTAASFTFAHVIKNAASGRVVVEGSARLAATDGNGKVKRLDRDLVAALRSAAHP